The following is a genomic window from Anaerolineae bacterium.
GAGGCGTTGTTGATCAGCACGTCAATGCGTCCGAAGCGCTCGATGGTCGCGTCCACAAAGGCCCGCACCTGGTCGGACTGGGTCACGTTCACCTGCATGGCCAGGGACTGCACCCCGTGTGACTCGATCTCCGCCTTGGTCTCCTCCCACTCGTGCGCCTGGTTGTAGCTGAAGGCGATATGAGCGCCTTTGCCGGCCAGGTACAGCGCGATATGCTTCCCGACCCGCTTGGCGCCGCCGGTAATCATAACGACAGAACCGCGCACTTCCATGTCTCTATGCTCCTATCCGTGAAAATGCGTCTACCCGCTCCATGAACACCGCGTTTATGTCAGGGAGCGCCCTCCGTCCACGAAATACACTGCCCCAGTAACGAAATCGCACTCGATCAGAAAC
Proteins encoded in this region:
- a CDS encoding SDR family NAD(P)-dependent oxidoreductase, producing MEVRGSVVMITGGAKRVGKHIALYLAGKGAHIAFSYNQAHEWEETKAEIESHGVQSLAMQVNVTQSDQVRAFVDATIERFGRIDVLINNAS